The uncultured Desulfobulbus sp. genome window below encodes:
- a CDS encoding DUF1848 domain-containing protein, whose translation MIISASRRTDIPAFYGPWLLNRLKDRQVLVRNPCNRRQVADISLDPLVVDALVLWSKNPAPMIPFFVEIEAMGYPLFLHYTISGCTRQLEPHLPELAERIASFRKCAELLGPERVHWRFDPIILVRNYPITHFLKQFQAIAQALAGYTTRCIISFVSLYAKCRRNMRGLELVDPGEVAKKEMIERMKDLAADANIRLEGCCDPFLETTCGLDSSGCIDASGMGMILNRNFQVKRDTGQRAQCGCNQSIDIGAYDSCPHGCVYCYANTNFKRAITNRAAHDPNSPILLGRLQGDETIHKRQVHTLLLKQESLFDYPRKL comes from the coding sequence ATGATTATCTCCGCCAGTCGCCGCACAGACATTCCCGCCTTCTACGGCCCATGGTTGCTAAATCGCCTTAAGGACAGGCAAGTGCTGGTGCGTAACCCCTGCAATCGGCGTCAAGTCGCAGATATTAGTCTGGATCCTTTAGTCGTTGACGCGTTGGTCCTCTGGAGTAAAAATCCTGCGCCCATGATTCCTTTTTTTGTTGAGATAGAGGCCATGGGGTACCCGCTCTTCCTTCACTACACCATCTCCGGTTGCACTCGGCAACTCGAACCCCACCTGCCAGAGCTCGCAGAGCGCATCGCCAGTTTTAGAAAGTGCGCTGAGCTGCTAGGGCCAGAACGCGTGCATTGGCGCTTTGACCCTATTATCCTGGTCAGGAATTACCCGATCACCCATTTTCTGAAACAGTTTCAAGCAATTGCCCAGGCGCTTGCTGGTTATACAACCAGGTGTATCATCAGTTTTGTCAGCCTTTATGCCAAATGCAGACGGAATATGCGGGGACTGGAGCTCGTGGATCCGGGGGAAGTCGCCAAAAAGGAAATGATTGAACGCATGAAGGATCTGGCTGCTGATGCCAATATCAGGTTAGAGGGGTGCTGTGATCCGTTTCTGGAAACCACCTGCGGACTTGATTCGTCTGGCTGTATTGATGCGTCTGGAATGGGGATGATCTTGAACAGAAATTTCCAGGTGAAAAGAGATACGGGGCAGCGTGCTCAATGTGGCTGCAATCAAAGCATAGATATTGGCGCCTATGACTCCTGCCCGCATGGATGTGTCTACTGTTATGCCAACACCAACTTCAAGAGAGCCATCACCAACCGTGCTGCCCATGACCCAAATTCCCCCATTTTGCTGGGTAGACTTCAGGGGGATGAGACAATTCATAAGCGGCAAGTCCACACGTTACTGCTCAAGCAAGAGTCTCTGTTTGATTATCCTCGGAAGCTGTAG
- a CDS encoding thermonuclease family protein, translating to MIPFVLLINLLCSAGQVCAESAFLTHILDGDSFRVRQGKQMVTIRLYGVDCPEYRQDGWSQAKRFSQKMLGTKRLTLEPMDIDRYGRTVALVYVDGRLLNRELIKQGWAWHYQKYCRVQPFCREFKQLEQKARAKKIGIWRKKSPTPPWVWKQRKK from the coding sequence GTGATCCCTTTTGTACTCTTGATCAACCTGCTTTGTTCAGCTGGGCAAGTCTGTGCAGAGAGTGCTTTTCTAACGCATATTCTTGATGGAGATTCTTTTCGTGTTCGGCAGGGGAAGCAAATGGTGACGATCAGGCTCTATGGGGTTGACTGTCCGGAATATCGGCAAGATGGATGGTCTCAGGCCAAGCGGTTCAGTCAAAAGATGCTGGGTACAAAGCGTTTGACTCTTGAGCCCATGGATATTGATCGTTATGGTCGAACGGTTGCCTTGGTGTACGTGGATGGGCGTTTACTCAACAGAGAGCTGATTAAGCAGGGGTGGGCCTGGCACTATCAAAAATATTGCCGAGTTCAACCTTTTTGCCGTGAGTTTAAGCAACTCGAACAAAAGGCACGGGCAAAGAAGATTGGTATCTGGCGCAAAAAGAGCCCCACACCCCCTTGGGTATGGAAACAGAGGAAGAAATAA
- a CDS encoding cyclic nucleotide-binding domain-containing protein — MVVPHLELTDTEEKTRDLLLTLPLFDAFKTDELDILARHLNFMEISRGEHLFTEGEKGDYMCFVVRGLLDVLKKTSIGDYRVITRLGKGNTIGEMSIIDKSPRSASVIARQPSVVILLTKKGFDRLTEKYPAITIILLKKIMRLLSLNMRLTTSKLADHLHQQ; from the coding sequence ATGGTCGTTCCCCACTTGGAACTCACTGATACGGAAGAAAAAACGAGGGATCTCCTTCTGACCCTGCCCCTTTTTGACGCCTTTAAAACCGATGAGCTTGATATCCTTGCCCGTCACTTAAACTTCATGGAGATCAGCCGTGGAGAACATCTGTTTACTGAAGGAGAAAAGGGAGACTATATGTGTTTTGTGGTTCGGGGGCTGTTGGATGTTCTCAAAAAAACAAGTATTGGCGATTATCGCGTTATCACCCGTCTTGGCAAGGGGAATACCATTGGCGAAATGTCTATCATCGACAAATCGCCGCGTTCAGCCTCGGTCATAGCCCGACAGCCCTCGGTTGTCATCCTTTTGACCAAGAAAGGGTTTGACCGACTCACGGAGAAATACCCGGCAATAACCATAATCTTACTCAAAAAAATCATGCGCCTGCTGAGTCTCAATATGCGGTTGACGACCAGCAAGCTCGCCGATCACCTACATCAACAATGA
- a CDS encoding sigma-54 dependent transcriptional regulator produces the protein MSTLSLGFSGIIGQSTPMQQLFRLIGKLAEDDLSTVLIQGESGTGKELVAKAIHANSPRAENNFVPVNCAAIPDDLLESELFGYAKGAFTGATGSKIGRIEYANGGSLFLDEIGDMKPVLQAKLLRVLQEREFEPVGGLKPIPVDVRIIAATHCNLEQMVAEGRFREDLYYRLNVIPVVIPPLRDRAEDIPLLIEHFIERIGETKKSPLLGFDAVALAALNQFPWKGNVRELENLIHHMTILFGGSQIGFLDLPDKYRNGTLPTPPAPPVQENINDEDLRRCEQQMLFSSTTITEDQWQESGIDFNALVNDFETQLIIQALKMTQGNKKEAARLLNLKRTTLLEKIKKKELADTWSESGEGQ, from the coding sequence ATGAGTACTCTATCATTAGGATTTTCTGGAATCATAGGACAAAGCACGCCCATGCAACAGCTGTTCAGGCTCATAGGCAAACTTGCCGAGGATGACCTGAGCACCGTTCTTATTCAAGGGGAGTCCGGCACCGGGAAGGAATTGGTGGCCAAAGCCATTCACGCAAACAGCCCACGTGCAGAAAATAATTTTGTACCTGTAAACTGCGCAGCTATACCCGACGACCTGTTGGAAAGTGAACTTTTTGGCTATGCCAAGGGCGCCTTTACCGGGGCCACAGGCTCTAAGATAGGACGCATTGAATATGCCAATGGGGGCTCACTCTTTTTAGATGAAATTGGTGACATGAAGCCGGTTTTGCAAGCAAAACTCCTCCGTGTGCTTCAGGAACGTGAATTTGAGCCGGTGGGTGGCCTCAAACCCATTCCTGTTGATGTGCGCATTATTGCAGCGACCCACTGCAATCTTGAGCAGATGGTGGCGGAAGGTAGATTTCGCGAGGATCTCTACTATCGACTCAATGTTATTCCCGTGGTTATTCCCCCTCTTCGCGATCGCGCAGAAGATATCCCCCTTCTCATTGAACATTTCATCGAGCGAATAGGCGAAACAAAAAAATCTCCACTGCTTGGCTTTGATGCGGTCGCCCTGGCGGCATTGAATCAGTTCCCCTGGAAAGGCAATGTCCGTGAGCTAGAAAACCTGATTCACCATATGACAATCCTTTTTGGTGGCTCCCAGATTGGTTTTCTTGACTTACCCGACAAGTATCGTAACGGCACTCTCCCCACACCTCCTGCTCCCCCAGTGCAGGAAAATATAAACGATGAAGATCTGCGTCGCTGCGAGCAGCAGATGCTCTTTTCCTCGACCACGATCACCGAGGATCAGTGGCAGGAAAGTGGCATTGACTTCAACGCACTCGTCAATGACTTTGAAACACAACTCATTATTCAGGCGCTAAAAATGACCCAGGGGAACAAGAAAGAAGCCGCACGACTGCTCAATCTCAAGCGAACAACCCTCTTAGAAAAGATTAAAAAAAAGGAACTGGCTGATACCTGGTCTGAAAGTGGAGAGGGGCAGTAA
- a CDS encoding chemotaxis protein CheX: MELEKPLVDATLEVFASMIFIDIEPQAASDEPVTEFAPNITSLIGLAGDMKGILAIHCPEKVALEITSSMLGMDVDDLGEDAKDAIGEIANMVAGGLKESLATAEKNIEIAIPTTVVGKSIRTAGLSGASRIMIPFVSPSGRFGIELRYLLES; the protein is encoded by the coding sequence TTGGAACTGGAAAAACCTCTCGTTGATGCTACCCTGGAGGTCTTTGCCTCCATGATCTTCATCGATATCGAACCTCAGGCGGCCAGCGATGAACCTGTGACCGAATTCGCTCCGAATATAACAAGTCTTATTGGACTGGCTGGTGATATGAAAGGGATTTTGGCCATTCACTGCCCGGAAAAGGTCGCCCTGGAAATCACCTCATCAATGCTTGGTATGGACGTAGACGATCTCGGTGAAGACGCTAAAGATGCTATTGGCGAGATAGCAAATATGGTTGCAGGAGGATTAAAAGAGTCTCTTGCCACCGCAGAGAAAAATATTGAAATTGCCATCCCTACGACGGTTGTTGGAAAATCAATTCGAACTGCCGGTCTTTCCGGCGCATCCCGAATTATGATTCCTTTTGTCAGCCCCAGCGGGCGTTTTGGAATTGAATTGCGTTACTTGCTAGAATCGTGA
- a CDS encoding chemotaxis protein CheX translates to MNSFDEISDKLIESTVEIFVGMVMMDISVAGEPLTKLGPMKQSITGMVGLAGTHKGVLAVHFPKKVALAVTSSFLGMDVEEMNEDVQDAIGEIANMLGGNLKTILSDKGRDIQLSLPSTISGDEYNFNSQAEAEQIIIPFKAPDGEFYVEVELEHA, encoded by the coding sequence GTGAACAGTTTTGATGAAATCAGTGACAAGCTCATCGAGTCAACCGTCGAAATATTCGTTGGTATGGTTATGATGGATATCTCGGTTGCAGGAGAGCCCCTCACCAAACTTGGCCCAATGAAACAATCTATCACAGGGATGGTTGGCCTTGCCGGAACGCACAAAGGGGTGTTGGCCGTTCATTTTCCCAAAAAGGTAGCGTTGGCCGTTACCAGCAGTTTTTTGGGGATGGATGTTGAAGAGATGAACGAAGATGTCCAGGATGCAATCGGTGAAATCGCCAACATGTTGGGCGGTAACTTAAAAACGATACTTTCCGATAAGGGCAGAGATATCCAACTTTCTTTACCCTCAACTATTTCCGGTGACGAATATAACTTCAACTCACAAGCCGAAGCGGAGCAAATTATTATCCCTTTTAAGGCACCTGATGGTGAGTTTTATGTAGAAGTTGAATTAGAACACGCTTAA
- a CDS encoding response regulator: MAKNVLLVDDSSTMRKIISRSLRQAGLDFGEIFEAGDGQEALEVLEKESVDIVLSDINMPNMNGIEFLREKASRDGVKDIPVFMISTETGDDIIGEAKSLGAVGALKKPFTPDKVNEVLGPLM, translated from the coding sequence ATGGCAAAAAATGTATTGCTCGTAGATGATTCCAGTACCATGCGGAAAATTATCAGTCGTTCCCTGCGTCAGGCAGGGTTGGATTTTGGTGAGATTTTTGAGGCTGGTGACGGTCAGGAAGCGTTGGAAGTTTTGGAAAAGGAGTCGGTTGATATCGTCCTCTCTGATATCAATATGCCCAATATGAATGGTATTGAATTTTTGCGGGAAAAAGCCAGCCGTGATGGCGTGAAGGATATTCCCGTGTTCATGATCTCCACCGAGACCGGTGACGACATTATCGGTGAAGCAAAAAGTCTCGGGGCTGTCGGTGCTCTGAAAAAACCGTTTACTCCTGATAAGGTAAACGAAGTGCTTGGACCGCTGATGTAA
- a CDS encoding ATP-binding protein: MQIEELLGQGRTLVENILPTIRLLLAQPERDDLLLTVTGQGLKLFTLLNRNGRHLGLEHLLAPCEAMESVLESAKLGHLQLDGRHVSLLLEVCSFIDQGGTLIAQEGGSDARLAASATALQAAVMELLHSSMQSSSDTLGFVGVSSEMQEAFVQESEQLLMLAEQEFVLWDFIAIDHERVSELCRSLHRLKENFSIYDCNDFERLCMALESALNRYLQGEFFQTEYPERVFLRCIDEMREALRHFALSETLTLTHLEDLLQAVQGLIRQPLGELLIEAGLVNPKTIDDALSLQRIAPGGNARRLGEVLVGMGEVSQDDVDSVLNHQQFLQEQSEKGGGRGTEVRKEPNVSLFPSEVSVNGHRLVRIVSIVKQLAAQSLPEDIRPFIQELDQLTQNMSLGGNYGFSHYLQRVVSDLSMEYNKRVHFRVEGAAVLREELDMVEFADILIPLLRNSVEHGIEPASLRQKEQKRKHGRITLSALRQADELWVSVEDDGAGFDLNTIGRLCLEQGLVNKEEIVQMTGAELLQVFLQDQKCELMSGASNDGQCTGLAGVKKRLQNFYAKMDIWSRPGKGARVTLRIPRAS; this comes from the coding sequence ATGCAGATAGAAGAATTACTTGGTCAGGGACGGACCTTGGTGGAAAATATACTGCCAACTATTCGTCTTCTCCTAGCTCAACCAGAACGTGATGACCTCTTGTTGACTGTCACCGGTCAAGGGCTCAAACTGTTTACTCTGCTTAATCGGAACGGGCGTCATCTTGGGCTTGAGCATTTACTCGCCCCTTGTGAGGCTATGGAATCAGTCTTGGAGAGTGCGAAATTGGGGCATCTGCAATTGGATGGCCGACATGTTTCTCTTTTACTTGAGGTCTGCTCGTTTATTGATCAGGGGGGTACGCTGATCGCTCAGGAAGGAGGCAGTGACGCTCGCCTTGCAGCTTCAGCCACAGCCTTACAGGCTGCTGTCATGGAGCTATTGCATAGCTCAATGCAATCTTCATCCGATACTTTGGGCTTTGTGGGAGTATCCAGTGAAATGCAAGAGGCCTTTGTTCAGGAATCTGAGCAGCTGTTAATGCTCGCCGAGCAGGAATTTGTACTTTGGGACTTTATAGCGATTGACCATGAGCGAGTCTCAGAGCTTTGTCGCAGCCTGCATCGCCTGAAAGAGAATTTTTCCATTTATGACTGCAATGACTTTGAACGGCTGTGTATGGCTCTAGAATCAGCGCTCAACAGGTATTTACAAGGAGAATTTTTTCAAACTGAATACCCTGAGAGAGTTTTTTTACGCTGTATCGATGAGATGAGAGAGGCTTTGCGTCATTTTGCCCTGAGCGAAACTCTGACTCTGACGCACCTGGAGGACCTGCTCCAAGCGGTGCAGGGATTGATTCGTCAACCCTTAGGCGAGTTATTGATCGAGGCGGGATTGGTGAACCCCAAGACGATTGACGATGCGCTCTCTTTACAACGTATCGCACCGGGTGGTAATGCTCGACGACTCGGAGAGGTCTTGGTCGGGATGGGAGAGGTGTCGCAGGATGATGTGGACAGTGTCCTGAATCATCAGCAGTTTCTTCAGGAGCAAAGTGAAAAGGGCGGGGGGAGGGGTACGGAAGTGCGAAAGGAGCCTAATGTTTCCTTGTTCCCCAGTGAGGTCTCCGTTAATGGGCACAGGCTTGTCCGTATTGTTTCAATTGTGAAACAGCTTGCAGCTCAGTCATTGCCAGAAGATATCCGTCCCTTTATCCAGGAACTTGATCAACTGACTCAAAACATGAGCCTGGGGGGGAATTATGGTTTTTCCCATTACCTGCAGCGAGTGGTAAGTGATTTATCCATGGAGTATAATAAACGGGTTCATTTTCGTGTGGAAGGGGCTGCGGTCTTGCGGGAAGAGTTGGATATGGTCGAGTTTGCAGACATACTCATCCCATTGCTGCGCAACAGCGTAGAGCATGGGATTGAGCCTGCTTCCTTACGGCAAAAAGAGCAGAAAAGAAAACATGGTAGAATTACGCTTTCCGCTTTGCGACAGGCAGATGAGCTCTGGGTGAGTGTTGAGGATGATGGAGCAGGTTTTGATCTCAACACAATAGGAAGGCTCTGCCTGGAGCAGGGATTGGTGAATAAGGAAGAGATTGTTCAGATGACTGGTGCTGAGCTTTTACAGGTTTTTCTTCAGGACCAAAAATGTGAACTCATGTCAGGTGCTAGCAATGATGGGCAGTGCACAGGACTTGCTGGAGTGAAGAAGAGGCTGCAGAATTTTTATGCGAAGATGGATATTTGGTCTCGACCTGGCAAGGGAGCACGCGTAACCTTGCGCATTCCTCGGGCCTCCTGA
- a CDS encoding tetratricopeptide repeat protein: MRARLFILLLLVLTANLSCLCQAEAASILNAINRSDETTSLQLFFHFDTLPEFKLRTKGRRVDLELNQTNPVRGLKLPASDGRMIRIVPKELPAKTIYSVYFRYPPQKVETKPQAATGVILLDVLLGNQLSTSYPELTTRLQGVEVVRRSNIDSLNPVNITPYSHDWLSFFTTYELPVTVTPPPVFHLPPFPLAQAVAPEETLDSWMPQEIQKRAAEGKWNQVCLLLREEVKTQPKETLKERLVLAYAEGLLRLGEYRPPYFLLQRIAIHYPDGMMAKIARFLLLYQRATRGDYIDTYYELLPFADKLASQTPFTDDIQLLLAELALLSNQVEAAEKILASPLLSQNKQLTPLRLLRLADLAYAQGDKDKALTRYAPLTSTSPLLANDARSLAAFCDCLYSAKRYEEGIQWYMKLGDLLNNEPQQDLALFRLAMSQLHVPLTRQKGRLELEQLIDAFPNSEGGFRALLKKTDFEYVERRLDPFEANGVYRRCTVNGRTILQREACLFKEALVDHFSGEQERSVEKCMKLLREFQGGKLRTEAMALIIQQLPGVIRQLVNDQQYVKGLVLAKQNRKYFIRGWLDADLLYDLGKAYSRIGLADQAAQTYQYLFEVSDNADKEKIYLPLIEALFSDGRYLQVEEYADRYQLRYPKGTYQKGIFLFKAQALYRSGHPDKALQLITEAEAPKMPALELLKGRLYYANKQWQQVVDTLDTPELLSRLEPERLLLPLAESYYQLDNLEAAKKQFQRVATIDPQSEQAKFRLAQIENQLGQKESALKMFQKLAEEGKDPLWKRMAREEAAILEIQQ, from the coding sequence ATGCGCGCGCGCTTATTTATTCTCTTACTGCTGGTTTTGACTGCCAACCTCTCATGCCTGTGCCAGGCCGAGGCTGCGTCTATCCTCAATGCCATCAATCGCAGCGATGAAACCACCAGTCTGCAGCTCTTTTTCCACTTTGACACCTTACCTGAATTCAAACTGCGCACCAAGGGGAGAAGAGTGGACCTTGAGCTCAACCAAACTAACCCGGTGCGCGGGCTCAAACTGCCCGCCAGCGACGGTCGCATGATTCGGATCGTACCCAAGGAATTACCTGCAAAAACCATTTATTCCGTATATTTTCGTTATCCTCCGCAAAAGGTGGAAACAAAACCCCAGGCGGCCACTGGCGTTATTCTTTTAGATGTCTTGTTAGGGAACCAACTTTCCACTAGCTACCCGGAACTCACCACTCGACTTCAGGGAGTTGAGGTTGTGCGCCGCTCAAATATTGACTCACTCAACCCAGTAAATATCACCCCCTATTCCCATGACTGGCTTTCATTTTTCACAACCTATGAGCTACCGGTCACTGTCACGCCCCCACCTGTTTTTCACCTGCCTCCTTTTCCCCTGGCCCAGGCTGTGGCTCCTGAGGAGACTTTGGATTCCTGGATGCCCCAGGAAATTCAGAAGCGCGCTGCCGAAGGTAAATGGAATCAGGTCTGCCTGCTGCTTCGCGAAGAAGTCAAGACTCAGCCCAAAGAAACACTCAAAGAACGCTTGGTACTTGCCTACGCCGAAGGGCTGCTCCGTTTAGGTGAATACCGCCCCCCCTATTTTCTTCTCCAGCGAATAGCAATTCATTATCCAGACGGAATGATGGCAAAAATTGCCAGATTCCTCTTGCTTTATCAACGGGCAACACGGGGAGACTACATCGACACCTATTACGAACTGCTTCCATTTGCTGATAAACTTGCCAGTCAAACGCCTTTTACCGATGATATACAACTGCTGCTGGCTGAACTTGCCCTTTTAAGCAATCAAGTTGAAGCAGCAGAAAAAATCCTGGCAAGCCCGCTCCTCAGCCAAAACAAGCAACTCACCCCTCTTCGCCTCTTACGACTTGCGGACCTTGCCTATGCTCAAGGCGACAAAGACAAAGCTTTGACACGCTATGCCCCTTTAACCTCGACATCTCCCCTTCTAGCCAATGATGCCAGGTCGCTGGCTGCCTTTTGTGATTGTCTATATAGCGCCAAACGCTACGAGGAGGGAATACAGTGGTATATGAAACTTGGTGATCTGCTCAATAATGAGCCTCAACAGGACCTGGCGCTCTTTCGCCTGGCCATGTCGCAACTCCATGTGCCGCTGACCCGGCAAAAGGGTCGACTGGAGCTGGAGCAACTCATTGATGCTTTTCCCAATTCCGAAGGCGGATTTCGTGCACTGCTCAAAAAAACCGATTTTGAATATGTAGAACGAAGGCTCGATCCCTTTGAAGCCAATGGGGTTTATCGACGTTGCACTGTAAACGGACGAACTATTTTACAGCGAGAGGCCTGCCTGTTCAAGGAGGCCCTGGTCGATCACTTTTCAGGGGAACAGGAGCGCAGCGTTGAAAAATGCATGAAACTTCTGCGAGAATTCCAAGGCGGTAAATTACGTACCGAGGCTATGGCCCTCATTATTCAGCAACTCCCAGGAGTAATTCGACAGCTTGTCAATGACCAGCAATACGTCAAAGGACTGGTGCTGGCCAAGCAAAACAGAAAATACTTCATTCGTGGCTGGCTGGATGCTGATTTACTCTATGACCTAGGCAAGGCGTACAGTCGCATTGGCCTGGCTGACCAGGCCGCTCAAACGTACCAGTATCTTTTTGAAGTTTCCGACAATGCCGATAAGGAAAAAATCTACCTCCCTCTGATCGAAGCATTATTCAGCGACGGACGTTACCTGCAGGTGGAAGAATATGCTGATCGGTATCAACTGCGTTATCCAAAAGGTACCTACCAAAAGGGAATTTTCCTCTTCAAAGCTCAAGCATTGTACAGAAGTGGGCACCCCGACAAAGCCCTGCAGCTGATCACCGAGGCTGAGGCACCAAAGATGCCCGCGTTGGAACTGCTCAAGGGTCGGTTGTATTACGCAAACAAACAGTGGCAACAAGTCGTCGACACCCTCGATACCCCCGAGTTACTCAGCCGCCTCGAACCGGAACGCCTCTTGTTACCTTTAGCAGAATCGTATTATCAGCTTGATAATTTGGAGGCTGCAAAAAAGCAATTTCAACGTGTAGCCACCATTGATCCTCAATCGGAACAGGCCAAATTTCGCCTTGCGCAGATTGAGAATCAACTCGGCCAAAAAGAATCAGCCCTAAAAATGTTTCAAAAACTCGCCGAAGAAGGCAAAGACCCTCTATGGAAGAGGATGGCCCGTGAAGAAGCGGCTATTTTAGAGATACAACAGTAA
- the flgB gene encoding flagellar basal body rod protein FlgB: MPGIQQFDTTMRLLQRVLDLREKNQEIIGSNIANAETPGYEAKSFSFEDQLQGALFGNDLQPTRTQPNHIALGPTEIEQVTGRVSSTKDTTGIGDENTVSVDQEMVKLSQNEILYEAAITMLNKKLSAVKYAINGGA; this comes from the coding sequence ATGCCTGGGATTCAGCAATTTGACACCACTATGCGCCTTTTACAACGGGTACTTGATCTGCGAGAAAAAAATCAGGAAATTATCGGATCGAACATCGCCAATGCTGAAACGCCAGGGTATGAAGCCAAATCTTTCAGTTTTGAAGATCAACTTCAAGGCGCGCTTTTTGGAAACGATCTCCAGCCAACGCGAACGCAACCCAACCACATAGCCCTGGGTCCCACTGAGATTGAGCAGGTAACCGGCAGGGTTTCGAGCACCAAAGATACGACCGGTATTGGCGATGAAAACACGGTTAGCGTTGACCAGGAGATGGTGAAACTCTCGCAAAATGAAATTCTCTACGAGGCAGCGATCACCATGCTCAATAAAAAACTCTCGGCAGTCAAATATGCCATAAATGGTGGCGCTTAA
- the flgC gene encoding flagellar basal body rod protein FlgC encodes MDLFTTFDIAASGLKAQTTRLNTISSNLANAETTSTPEGGPYKKKSVVFQSQDMPFNKHLQKSLYEQGQAQGVQVTKILEDESDPQRVYDPTHPDAKDDGYVEMPNVNVMKEMVDMMSATRSYEANTTTIKSAKRMLMKALEIGR; translated from the coding sequence ATGGACCTGTTTACCACGTTTGATATTGCAGCTTCAGGCCTCAAGGCCCAGACCACCAGACTCAACACCATCAGTTCTAACCTGGCTAATGCCGAGACGACCTCCACCCCTGAAGGAGGGCCGTACAAAAAAAAATCTGTGGTTTTTCAATCGCAGGATATGCCGTTCAACAAGCATTTGCAAAAATCTCTGTACGAACAGGGGCAAGCTCAGGGGGTGCAGGTGACAAAAATCCTGGAAGATGAAAGCGATCCTCAACGGGTCTATGACCCGACGCATCCCGATGCCAAAGACGACGGCTACGTGGAAATGCCCAATGTCAATGTTATGAAAGAGATGGTCGACATGATGTCTGCCACTCGCTCCTACGAGGCAAACACAACGACCATCAAGTCTGCTAAACGCATGTTGATGAAAGCTTTGGAAATAGGGAGATAA
- the fliE gene encoding flagellar hook-basal body complex protein FliE: MKIDQALTAQLTQVPKAGSNTAQVEASFGEVLSSLVHNTNTTQQQADKAVEQLHAGGEQSLHDAMLSMEKADISLRYMVQVRNKALDAYQEVMRMQV; the protein is encoded by the coding sequence ATGAAAATTGATCAAGCCCTGACAGCACAGCTCACCCAGGTCCCTAAAGCGGGATCTAACACCGCCCAAGTTGAGGCCTCCTTTGGAGAGGTGCTCTCTTCCCTGGTGCACAACACGAACACCACGCAGCAGCAGGCCGATAAGGCCGTGGAACAACTGCATGCAGGTGGCGAGCAAAGCCTCCATGATGCCATGCTTTCCATGGAAAAGGCGGATATCAGCCTGCGTTACATGGTGCAAGTACGCAACAAAGCTCTGGATGCCTATCAGGAAGTTATGCGCATGCAGGTATAA